In Burkholderia lata, the DNA window GCGGCGTTTGCGCAAGGAAAGCCGGCATTTTGCGCGGGCCTGCTGGACGCCCGCGCCGGGTTGCCTGTCGGCTTGCACGGTGAACGGCCGGCGCTGGGGCGCCGCCCGGCGTCATGCCGCTGCCTGTCGCCGCACGGCGGCGGCGACCTGTGCGGCCCATACGGCGCAGGCGGTTTCGCCGGGATGGAAACCGTCGGTGGCCATCAGGCGGCGCTCGAGCGGCAGCTCGACGCGCAGGAACGTGCAGTGCGGCTGCGTGGCGGCCCATCCGGCGAGCGCCGTGTTGAGCCGCTTCGCGCGCAGCCCGAGATACCACGCGAGCGGCTGCGGCAGCGCCGGAAAGCGCTCCATCGGCGGCACCGCCGACAGGATCGCGTGCCCGACCCGGAAGCGTGCGGCGAGCAGCCGGACGAGCTCGGCCTGCTGCGCCTGCCAGCGGGCCGGCGGCACGCCGCCCGTCACGTCGTTGACGCCGAGCGACGTGACGGCCACGTCGAACGGCTCGGCCGGCTCGGCGGCGAGCCAGTCGACGAGCTCCCGCGTGGTCAGGCCGGTGCGCGCGAGCAGCTTCCAGCTCACGCGGTGGGTGGCCGCGAGCGCGTTCGCCAACTGCCCGGATAGCGCGTCGCGCTGCGTCGCGACGCCGACGCCCGCGGCGGCCGAATCGCCGACCACCAGCACGCGCAGCGGCGGGCCGTCGCCCGCCACGCCGTCGCGCGGGCCGGCCGCCTCGGGCAGCCGCGGCGTGACGCGGCGCACGTAGCGCCCCTGCGCGAACAGCAGCGGGCCGAGGGCAGCGGTGGCGAACGGGTATCCCATGAGGTCGATCCGGTGGCGGTTCAGGTGATGGAAACGGGCCGGCGCGGGGCGGCGCCGGCGTGGACATATTGTGGCCGATCGGTGCGCGAACGGGGCCGGATTGGCCGAACGGACAGGGGGCGGCCGGCCGGTCGGCCCGCGCAGCCCCGTCCGGCGGCGCTCCCGAAAAGCGCGCCGCCGACGTGTTAACATGCGCGTCCTGCCCGCGTGTCCGCCTGCTTCGCCAGCCCGCCGCGCACGGCATCCTCCCGGCGTTCCGCCGTCAACCGCAACACCATCCGCCATCATGTCCGCAGGCCTGAATCCCGCCCAGAACGAAGCGGTGCGCTACCTCGACGGTCCCTGTCTCGTGCTCGCCGGCGCGGGCAGCGGCAAGACCCGCGTGATCACGCAGAAGATCGCGCACCTGATCGAAGCGAAAGGCTTCGAGCCGCGCCACATCGCCGCCGTCACGTTCACGAACAAGGCGGCCGCCGAAATGCGCGAGCGCGTGTCGAAGCTGCTCGAGGGCAAGACGCTCACCACGCCCGGCAAGGAAGGCCGCAAGGTGCCCGTCAACCAGCTCACCGTCTGCACGTTCCACTCGCTGGGCGTGCAGATCCTGCGCCAGGAGGCCGAGCACGTCGGCCTGAAGCCGCAGTTCTCGATCATGGATTCGGACGACTGCTTCGGGATGATCCAGGAGCAGATCGGCACGACCGACAAGGGCCTGATCCGCAAGATCCAGAGCACCATCTCGCTGTGGAAGAACGGCCTGATCATGCCCGACGAGGCGATGACGATCGCGGCCAACGAGGACGAGCACCAGGCCGCGCTGGTCTACCGCAACTACGTCGCGACGCTGCATGCGTACCAGGCGGTCGACTTCGACGACCTGATCCGCCTGCCCGCCGAGCTGTTCGCGAAGAACGAGCAGGTGCGCGACCGCTGGCAGAACAAGCTGCGCTATCTGCTGATCGACGAGTACCAGGACACCAACGCGTGCCAGTACGAGCTGCTGAAGCTGCTCGCCGGCCCGCGCGCGGCGTTCACGGCGGTGGGCGACGACGACCAGGCGATCTACGGCTGGCGCGGCGCGACGCTCGAGAACCTCGCGCAGCTCGGCAAGGATTTCCCGAAGCTGCACCTGGTCAAGCTCGAGCAGAACTACCGGTCGACGGTGCGCATCCTGACCGCCGCGAACAACGTGATCGCGAACAACCCGAAACTGTTCGAGAAGAAGCTGTGGTCCGAGCACGGGATGGGCGATTCGATCACCGTCACGCCGTGCAACGACGAAGAGCATGAAGCCGAGTCGGTCGTGTTCCGGCTGTCCGCGCACAAGTTCGAGCGGCGCGCGCAGTTCCGCGACTACGCGATCCTGTATCGCGGCAACTTCCAGGCGCGGATCTTCGAGCAGGTGCTGCGGCGCGAGCGGATCCCGTACGTGCTGTCCGGCGGCCAGTCGTTCTTCGACAAGGCCGAGATCAAGGATCTGTGCGCGTACCTGCGGCTGATCGCGAACGCCGACGACGATCCCGCGTTCATCCGCGCGGTCACCACGCCGCGCCGCGGGATCGGCAACACGACGCTCGAAGCGCTCGGCTCGTTCGCGGGCCAGGCGAAGGTGTCGCTGTTCGAGGCCGTGTACATGGGCGGGATCGAGGCGCGGCTGTCCGCGCGCCAGGTCGAGCCGCTGCGGATGTTCTGCGACTTCATCCAGCGCCTGACCGAGCGCGCGGACAAGGATCCTGCCACCGCCGTGCTCGACGACATGATGGAGGCGATCCACTACGAGGCGTACCTGTATGACGCGTTCGACGAACGGCAGGCGCAGTCGAAGTGGCAGAACGTGCTCGAATTTCTCGAATGGCTGAAGCGCAAGGGCACCAAGCCCGAGACGGCGGCCGTCGACGGCGAGGCGGAAGGCTTCCACAACGCGGACGGCCTCGCCGATACGGGCAAGAACCTGCTCGGCCTGATCCAGACCGTCGCGCTGATGTCGATGCTAGAGGGCAAGGA includes these proteins:
- a CDS encoding SGNH/GDSL hydrolase family protein, whose protein sequence is MGYPFATAALGPLLFAQGRYVRRVTPRLPEAAGPRDGVAGDGPPLRVLVVGDSAAAGVGVATQRDALSGQLANALAATHRVSWKLLARTGLTTRELVDWLAAEPAEPFDVAVTSLGVNDVTGGVPPARWQAQQAELVRLLAARFRVGHAILSAVPPMERFPALPQPLAWYLGLRAKRLNTALAGWAATQPHCTFLRVELPLERRLMATDGFHPGETACAVWAAQVAAAVRRQAAA
- a CDS encoding UvrD-helicase domain-containing protein yields the protein MSAGLNPAQNEAVRYLDGPCLVLAGAGSGKTRVITQKIAHLIEAKGFEPRHIAAVTFTNKAAAEMRERVSKLLEGKTLTTPGKEGRKVPVNQLTVCTFHSLGVQILRQEAEHVGLKPQFSIMDSDDCFGMIQEQIGTTDKGLIRKIQSTISLWKNGLIMPDEAMTIAANEDEHQAALVYRNYVATLHAYQAVDFDDLIRLPAELFAKNEQVRDRWQNKLRYLLIDEYQDTNACQYELLKLLAGPRAAFTAVGDDDQAIYGWRGATLENLAQLGKDFPKLHLVKLEQNYRSTVRILTAANNVIANNPKLFEKKLWSEHGMGDSITVTPCNDEEHEAESVVFRLSAHKFERRAQFRDYAILYRGNFQARIFEQVLRRERIPYVLSGGQSFFDKAEIKDLCAYLRLIANADDDPAFIRAVTTPRRGIGNTTLEALGSFAGQAKVSLFEAVYMGGIEARLSARQVEPLRMFCDFIQRLTERADKDPATAVLDDMMEAIHYEAYLYDAFDERQAQSKWQNVLEFLEWLKRKGTKPETAAVDGEAEGFHNADGLADTGKNLLGLIQTVALMSMLEGKDEDPDAVRLSTVHASKGLEYPHVFLVGVEEGIMPHRGGSEDDGPIDNERIEEERRLMYVAITRAQRSLHLNWCKKRKRARETVVCEPSRFIPEMGLDEAPPPTPEEAPMSPKDRLASLKALLQK